One window from the genome of Bacillus carboniphilus encodes:
- a CDS encoding DUF3889 domain-containing protein, whose amino-acid sequence MYQNYYYGNPYGQYQANSYGQYSYYDYRYHWFMMRQQPVRGQASWTDGGNVTKCGIPWSDNKYMTVAVSQNSPYQCGESLKVRNLSTPGGREVIVTVVDQVAGYPANKINLHRKAFETLGASTNQGVINVEIIPSPELEQEKWGKYLLELTQTAYPGYQVKDYKTIGKTEVSAEQTREVYEFNLQSPQESIKVRGTVLYNPKTDRVISFDLKEV is encoded by the coding sequence ATGTATCAGAACTATTATTACGGGAATCCGTATGGACAATATCAAGCGAATTCTTATGGGCAGTATTCTTATTATGACTACAGGTATCATTGGTTCATGATGCGTCAGCAACCCGTTCGTGGGCAGGCTTCGTGGACGGATGGTGGGAATGTAACGAAGTGCGGAATTCCATGGTCGGACAATAAATATATGACGGTTGCGGTTTCTCAGAATTCACCTTATCAATGTGGAGAATCGTTAAAGGTTCGGAATCTTTCTACTCCCGGTGGTAGAGAGGTAATTGTTACGGTTGTCGATCAGGTGGCTGGCTACCCGGCTAATAAGATTAACCTTCATCGGAAGGCGTTTGAGACTCTGGGGGCGAGTACCAATCAGGGTGTAATCAATGTTGAGATTATTCCATCTCCAGAACTAGAACAGGAGAAGTGGGGCAAGTATTTATTAGAGCTGACTCAAACGGCTTATCCAGGTTACCAGGTGAAGGATTATAAGACGATTGGTAAAACAGAAGTGTCGGCTGAACAGACGAGGGAAGTGTATGAGTTTAACCTGCAGTCCCCACAGGAGAGTATTAAAGTACGGGGAACGGTTTTATATAATCCGAAGACGGATCGTGTAATTTCGTTTGATTTGAAGGAAGTTTAA
- a CDS encoding YwbE family protein: protein MNGQHRKNVSPGISVDIVLKKDQRTGALTRGIVKDILTKSEFHPHGIKVRLTDGQVGRVKEIHTS from the coding sequence ATGAATGGTCAACATCGAAAAAACGTTTCACCGGGTATATCTGTTGATATCGTTTTAAAAAAGGATCAAAGAACAGGTGCGCTTACTAGGGGCATTGTGAAAGATATTCTCACCAAATCGGAATTCCATCCACATGGAATAAAAGTAAGGCTAACAGATGGCCAGGTGGGACGTGTCAAAGAAATACACACATCATAA
- a CDS encoding saccharopine dehydrogenase family protein: MKIGVLGSGLMGKEAARDLVLSDGVESVGLADIDLDRAEKVCKQLNSLKLTAYQVDAGNAESLAQFMKQFDVIINALFYSFNEIVAKTAIEVGVSSVDLGGHIGHITDKVLELHEEAKAAGVTIIPDLGVAPGMINILSGYGVSQLDQADSVFLYVGGIPVRPEPPLEYNHVFSMEGLMDHYTDPSFIIRNGSMVEVPSLSEVEKIYFEKFGPLEAFHTSGGTSTLPNSFPYLNTLEYKTIRYPGHAEKFKLLVDLNLTKADYEVEVNGQKVRPRDVLLKAIDPIVELKDKDDVVLLRVKVSGIKDGEPSSYEYEMVTFKDRVNQVTAMARATANTISVVAQMIGNQTITERGVVPPEKVVPGDVYIREMLKRGVEIVER, from the coding sequence ATGAAAATAGGGGTACTCGGCTCAGGATTGATGGGGAAGGAAGCAGCTCGTGATTTGGTGTTAAGTGATGGTGTGGAAAGTGTTGGCTTGGCGGATATTGATTTAGACCGAGCTGAAAAGGTGTGTAAACAGCTCAATTCCCTAAAGTTGACAGCCTATCAAGTGGATGCAGGGAATGCGGAAAGTTTAGCTCAATTTATGAAGCAGTTTGACGTGATTATTAACGCATTGTTTTATTCCTTTAATGAAATTGTGGCAAAAACGGCCATTGAAGTAGGAGTAAGTTCAGTTGATTTAGGTGGCCATATTGGGCACATTACGGATAAAGTTTTAGAGCTTCATGAGGAAGCGAAGGCTGCAGGTGTTACGATTATTCCTGATTTAGGGGTTGCTCCGGGCATGATTAACATTTTGTCAGGCTATGGGGTTAGTCAGCTCGATCAGGCGGACTCGGTATTTCTGTATGTTGGAGGAATTCCAGTTAGACCAGAGCCGCCGCTCGAATATAATCATGTTTTTTCTATGGAAGGATTGATGGACCACTATACCGATCCGTCTTTCATCATTCGAAATGGAAGTATGGTTGAGGTGCCATCTCTTTCTGAGGTCGAAAAGATTTATTTTGAAAAATTCGGGCCATTAGAGGCCTTCCATACTTCTGGTGGAACATCGACCTTGCCGAACTCATTTCCATACTTAAATACGCTGGAATATAAAACGATACGCTATCCAGGTCATGCTGAGAAATTCAAGCTGTTAGTAGATTTGAATTTAACGAAGGCGGATTACGAGGTGGAAGTGAACGGTCAAAAGGTTCGACCGAGGGACGTTTTATTAAAGGCCATTGACCCGATTGTTGAGTTGAAGGATAAAGATGATGTGGTCCTTCTTCGGGTAAAAGTGAGTGGTATTAAGGATGGCGAGCCTTCGAGTTATGAGTACGAAATGGTTACCTTTAAAGATCGAGTGAACCAAGTAACAGCGATGGCGCGTGCAACGGCCAATACGATTTCGGTTGTCGCACAAATGATTGGAAACCAAACCATTACAGAAAGAGGCGTGGTGCCTCCGGAAAAAGTCGTGCCGGGGGACGTTTATATTCGGGAGATGCTGAAACGTGGGGTTGAGATTGTGGAGCGGTAA
- a CDS encoding sensor histidine kinase, whose product MNKLLSQNGTLRNLDKVKKVITFSILILLILTALNVVVSYMSTKKAVHMSIANQTLEMAKSIADSIDIDTYKKFQENPTMNDEYWEIRDYLNEAREQIGALYVYTLKIESPELSRGMIVGLPEDVPNFSIGEECTVPPEQVRLAYEGETFYTDVIDDPNYGNYFTVGAPIIDENGEVIEYIGIDMSTKTLNSIGDEVVKSSMSTFIFNVGIVLILVLTFLLIQNWYKKELKKAVGDTEQTYQDEFRTLIHSVKSIRHDFSNHIQVVHGLLELNHYEQAAAYVKSMKKEVQFVDSTFHVESPALLVLLQTKWVAAQNNQISVDFEVHKDQFEEVKTTDLIKILSNLIDNAMDATMALPNEDRKLKVVCKKDGSTYYFEVENTGPTIPDDHREQIFQHGFSTKKAKEKTRGYGLAIVKEIVENYGGDISIESANEITRFIVKIPV is encoded by the coding sequence ATGAACAAATTACTCTCCCAGAATGGAACGCTACGGAATTTGGATAAAGTGAAGAAGGTCATTACTTTTTCCATATTGATCTTACTTATATTAACGGCATTGAACGTTGTCGTTTCCTATATGAGTACGAAGAAGGCTGTCCACATGTCTATTGCGAATCAAACGCTTGAAATGGCAAAGTCGATTGCCGATTCGATTGATATTGATACATATAAAAAGTTTCAAGAAAACCCTACGATGAATGATGAATATTGGGAAATTCGGGACTATTTAAATGAAGCTCGAGAACAAATTGGTGCTTTGTATGTGTATACCCTGAAAATTGAAAGTCCAGAGTTGTCCCGAGGGATGATCGTTGGCCTTCCTGAGGATGTTCCCAATTTTTCAATAGGTGAGGAATGTACGGTACCACCTGAACAAGTGAGATTAGCCTATGAAGGAGAAACCTTCTATACGGATGTCATTGACGACCCAAATTACGGAAATTATTTTACGGTTGGAGCTCCTATTATAGATGAAAACGGGGAAGTCATTGAGTATATCGGCATTGACATGAGTACGAAGACATTGAATTCGATTGGTGACGAAGTCGTTAAAAGTAGCATGTCGACGTTTATTTTTAACGTAGGTATAGTTTTGATCTTGGTTCTTACCTTTTTACTCATTCAAAATTGGTATAAAAAAGAGCTAAAGAAAGCTGTTGGGGATACGGAACAGACGTACCAGGATGAATTTCGTACGTTGATTCATTCGGTAAAATCAATCAGACATGACTTTTCCAACCATATACAGGTGGTTCATGGGTTGCTTGAGTTGAACCATTACGAACAAGCAGCGGCGTACGTAAAATCAATGAAAAAAGAGGTCCAATTTGTGGATTCTACTTTTCACGTAGAGAGCCCAGCACTTTTGGTTCTTTTACAAACAAAGTGGGTAGCTGCTCAAAATAACCAGATTTCAGTTGATTTTGAGGTGCATAAGGATCAGTTTGAAGAAGTAAAAACGACAGATTTAATCAAGATATTGTCCAATTTGATTGATAATGCGATGGATGCAACCATGGCGTTACCTAATGAGGACCGCAAGTTAAAAGTGGTGTGTAAGAAAGACGGCTCAACCTATTATTTTGAAGTTGAAAACACGGGCCCCACTATTCCGGATGACCATCGGGAGCAAATTTTTCAGCATGGGTTTAGTACAAAGAAGGCAAAGGAAAAGACTAGAGGCTATGGGCTAGCCATTGTGAAAGAAATTGTGGAAAACTATGGCGGGGACATATCGATTGAATCAGCCAATGAGATTACGAGATTTATAGTGAAAATTCCCGTTTAG
- a CDS encoding PTS sugar transporter subunit IIA has translation MTVFDERFISVIDQVDNWEEAVRLSGNLLLLDGKIEPGYIDAMIENIQKLGPYIIIAPKVALPHARPESGVKEKGISVLVLKEPTYFGQNEVKLLICLAAVDSSSHLHLLQTIAEWLQDENTLNRIMEAQSVEELHEVLSKFYI, from the coding sequence ATGACTGTTTTTGATGAACGGTTCATTTCTGTCATAGATCAGGTAGACAACTGGGAAGAAGCAGTCCGATTAAGTGGAAACCTACTTCTTCTTGATGGAAAAATTGAACCCGGCTATATAGATGCAATGATTGAGAACATTCAAAAGCTCGGACCATATATCATCATTGCCCCAAAGGTCGCCCTCCCCCATGCGCGTCCCGAAAGTGGCGTAAAGGAGAAAGGAATCAGCGTCCTTGTATTAAAAGAACCCACCTATTTCGGTCAAAACGAAGTGAAGCTTCTCATCTGTCTTGCAGCCGTAGATTCGAGTTCTCATCTTCATCTCCTCCAAACAATCGCAGAATGGCTTCAAGATGAGAACACGTTGAATCGAATAATGGAAGCGCAATCCGTCGAAGAACTCCATGAAGTGTTATCCAAGTTTTATATATAA
- a CDS encoding PTS sugar transporter subunit IIB yields the protein MKILAVCGMGFGSSLMLKMTADRVLKKHGIKADVEACDIGTANGIQADLILTNQEFVSQLEGGRADVKAIKNIASETEVEQAILAHLGT from the coding sequence ATGAAGATTCTAGCTGTATGTGGAATGGGCTTTGGATCCAGCCTCATGTTAAAAATGACTGCAGACCGAGTCCTCAAAAAGCATGGCATCAAGGCAGACGTAGAAGCATGTGACATTGGAACCGCAAACGGTATTCAAGCAGACCTAATCCTCACCAACCAAGAATTCGTATCGCAACTGGAAGGAGGTCGTGCCGATGTAAAAGCCATCAAAAACATCGCAAGCGAAACCGAAGTCGAACAGGCCATCCTGGCGCATCTAGGGACATAG
- a CDS encoding PTS ascorbate transporter subunit IIC produces MGFFEFLMDEILSIPAVLVGLMVLIGLLLQREKVSKLLSGTLKSIIGFLILGAGAGVIIGSLDSLGGIIFDRFDVQGVIPNNEAIVALAQQTLGAETALIMGFGFIANILFARFTPMKYIFLTGHHTFFMAALLSAVLGTAGLSGFWLVLIGSLILGFVMVLMPAIGQPFMRQITGGNDIAIGHFGTIGYVASGYVGKAVGDKNKSTEDMKIPENWSFLRDSLVATAITMVVMFVILVLVAGPDVVATYAGEQNYIMFGIMQGVTFAAGFSIIMVGVRMILTEIVPAFRGIAEKLVPGAKPALDIPVVYPYAPTAVLIGFIASFIGGLISMFLLGIFSLALIIPGLVPHFFTGAGAGVFGNATGGRIGAAVGGFVNGVLISFIPAFLLPVLGNLGFENTTFGDSDFGVIGIIVGFLANLF; encoded by the coding sequence ATGGGTTTTTTCGAGTTTTTAATGGATGAGATTCTCAGTATTCCAGCAGTCCTTGTAGGTCTTATGGTTTTGATTGGGCTCCTCCTTCAGCGTGAAAAGGTCTCAAAATTATTATCAGGCACACTCAAAAGTATCATCGGCTTCCTGATTCTCGGTGCGGGTGCTGGCGTCATCATCGGTTCTCTTGATTCACTTGGTGGCATTATATTTGACCGCTTCGACGTCCAAGGCGTCATTCCGAACAACGAAGCGATCGTGGCACTTGCTCAGCAAACGCTTGGAGCCGAAACTGCTCTCATCATGGGCTTTGGTTTTATCGCAAACATTCTATTCGCTCGCTTCACTCCAATGAAGTACATCTTCCTAACAGGTCATCATACTTTCTTCATGGCAGCTCTTCTATCTGCAGTGCTTGGAACAGCAGGTCTATCCGGGTTCTGGCTTGTACTTATTGGTTCTCTTATTCTTGGTTTTGTTATGGTGCTTATGCCTGCCATTGGTCAGCCTTTCATGCGCCAAATTACAGGTGGAAATGATATTGCGATCGGTCACTTTGGAACAATTGGTTATGTCGCTTCCGGCTATGTCGGAAAAGCGGTCGGAGATAAAAATAAAAGCACAGAGGATATGAAGATCCCTGAAAACTGGTCTTTCCTTAGAGATTCTCTTGTGGCAACTGCAATCACGATGGTTGTTATGTTCGTTATTCTCGTGCTGGTCGCTGGCCCAGATGTGGTGGCAACTTACGCTGGTGAACAAAACTACATTATGTTCGGGATTATGCAAGGTGTGACGTTTGCTGCTGGATTCAGCATCATCATGGTTGGGGTTCGTATGATTCTAACGGAAATCGTACCGGCATTCCGCGGTATCGCTGAAAAATTAGTGCCAGGCGCAAAGCCAGCATTGGATATCCCTGTTGTGTACCCTTATGCGCCAACGGCTGTATTGATCGGTTTTATTGCTAGTTTCATTGGCGGTCTCATCAGCATGTTCTTACTCGGAATCTTCTCATTGGCGCTCATTATTCCAGGACTGGTACCTCACTTCTTCACAGGAGCAGGTGCTGGGGTGTTTGGAAACGCTACAGGTGGCCGAATCGGGGCTGCAGTTGGTGGTTTCGTTAACGGCGTGCTGATCAGTTTCATTCCAGCCTTCCTTCTTCCTGTTCTCGGAAACCTAGGTTTCGAGAATACAACATTCGGAGATTCAGATTTTGGTGTGATTGGGATTATCGTAGGGTTTCTTGCTAACTTGTTTTAG
- a CDS encoding transketolase, with translation MQYLDIQAQKIRQGVIETVYRQKQGHLGGPLSMADILAVLYFDVLNIDPTQPQWEDRDRFVLSKGHSGIALYVALALRGYFPYEELFTFDELHSRLQAHPDMTKLPGIDMSTGSLGQGFSAAVGMALGAKLQGKAYKTYCLLGDGESQEGQVWEAAHVATRYKLNNLIVILDNNRLQQYGWANENIKSRRPPDSNPAEKWKAFGWNVLEIDGHDTRQIKQALTDLPNRSKRKPSIIIAHTIKGKGVRFMENQFKWHSNVPTKEEYHEAMKQLKEGIPQ, from the coding sequence ATGCAATACTTAGACATCCAAGCTCAAAAAATCCGCCAAGGCGTGATTGAAACTGTATATCGCCAAAAACAAGGCCACCTCGGCGGTCCTCTTTCCATGGCAGATATCCTAGCCGTACTCTATTTTGATGTCCTAAACATTGACCCAACCCAGCCTCAATGGGAAGACCGTGACCGTTTCGTTCTGTCAAAAGGCCACTCAGGAATCGCTTTATACGTAGCACTCGCACTCAGAGGCTACTTCCCTTATGAGGAGCTTTTCACATTTGACGAGCTACATTCGAGACTCCAAGCTCACCCAGATATGACAAAGCTGCCTGGAATTGATATGTCCACCGGCTCACTCGGCCAAGGTTTTTCTGCAGCAGTCGGCATGGCACTGGGGGCAAAACTGCAAGGAAAAGCCTATAAAACTTACTGTCTCCTAGGTGACGGAGAATCCCAAGAAGGTCAAGTATGGGAGGCAGCGCATGTTGCAACTCGCTACAAACTCAACAATCTCATCGTGATCCTTGATAACAACCGGCTTCAACAATATGGTTGGGCCAACGAAAACATCAAAAGCCGCAGGCCACCAGACAGCAATCCTGCAGAAAAGTGGAAAGCATTCGGCTGGAACGTCCTTGAAATAGATGGCCACGATACACGCCAAATCAAACAGGCCCTGACCGACCTACCTAACCGAAGCAAGCGAAAGCCCAGCATCATCATCGCTCACACCATCAAAGGAAAAGGCGTCCGTTTCATGGAAAATCAATTCAAATGGCACTCAAATGTACCGACCAAAGAAGAATACCATGAGGCAATGAAGCAATTGAAAGAAGGGATTCCACAATGA
- a CDS encoding transketolase family protein: MKVTTKSMRNAFGAKLAEMAKTNPKVVALDGDLGNSTRLSMVEEQNPSSFLQMGIAEQNMVGVAAGLATTGIIPWVCSFAAFLTRRAYDQIVVSVDQPSLNVKLVGAYSGLLTSNTGKSHHSFEDIALMQTLPNMVVIAPGDAEETVQAMEAVNEHKGPTYLRLSRDETLEILPGSDHPFTIGQGRILHEGEKIAVLSTGSMSPRVYKAVKELATEDVQLTHAHFPTIKPLDHNLLKKLAESHSHLVTVEEHFISSGFGSAVSQYTSSHHPILVTRIGIEDEYSQCGKDQELLDFHGLSSEKLKQTFYNFYNQGCSQHD; the protein is encoded by the coding sequence ATGAAAGTGACAACAAAAAGCATGAGAAATGCCTTTGGAGCTAAACTTGCGGAGATGGCCAAAACGAATCCTAAAGTCGTTGCGCTCGACGGTGATCTCGGGAACTCAACCCGCTTATCCATGGTGGAAGAGCAGAACCCTTCTTCCTTTCTTCAAATGGGCATTGCTGAACAAAACATGGTCGGAGTGGCTGCCGGTCTAGCTACAACCGGCATAATCCCGTGGGTCTGCAGTTTTGCCGCCTTTTTAACGAGGAGAGCCTATGATCAAATTGTGGTTAGTGTGGATCAACCATCCCTCAATGTAAAATTAGTGGGTGCTTATAGTGGATTGCTCACTAGTAACACAGGCAAATCCCATCATTCTTTTGAGGACATTGCACTCATGCAAACCCTTCCTAACATGGTGGTGATCGCACCTGGAGATGCAGAGGAAACCGTTCAAGCCATGGAAGCAGTGAATGAACATAAGGGACCAACCTACCTCCGTTTATCCAGAGACGAAACGTTAGAAATTCTTCCAGGATCTGACCACCCATTCACCATTGGCCAAGGACGAATTTTACATGAGGGTGAAAAAATAGCCGTACTAAGTACGGGGAGCATGTCACCTAGAGTCTATAAAGCTGTTAAAGAACTTGCTACTGAAGACGTTCAACTCACCCATGCTCACTTCCCTACCATTAAACCTTTAGACCACAACCTTTTAAAAAAACTAGCTGAATCCCACTCGCACCTCGTAACAGTCGAAGAACATTTTATATCAAGTGGTTTTGGCAGCGCGGTCTCTCAGTATACTAGTTCTCACCACCCTATTCTTGTTACGAGAATTGGAATAGAAGACGAGTACAGCCAATGTGGTAAGGATCAGGAGTTGCTTGATTTTCACGGGTTAAGTAGTGAAAAACTGAAGCAGACCTTCTACAATTTTTATAACCAAGGTTGTAGTCAACATGATTAA
- a CDS encoding HAD family hydrolase — protein MIKALALDMDGTMLSPDGTISPMLTSYLKKLQANGMRVFLATGRTMTEVKEVLPEDFEADGVVTANGMGCYIGESQIAQNSLAPKLVEKVVAMAKKRQLYYEIHPDNGSRFSYKADQHYMYSEVSGDPPITLHEHEWHSRKNAVAHKIKWVQQSPLKNIVKVYFFSMDTAKISEWKQTLNELMKKDEFSISSSSLHNVEIMTESVSKATGLELLLTKFNLAPSQLLAIGDSENDIPMFQLAGTSVAMRNAENYIKHQVDEITEHSYEEDGLYLYLEKRFKEGE, from the coding sequence ATGATTAAAGCACTCGCTCTCGATATGGATGGCACCATGTTAAGTCCTGATGGAACCATTTCACCCATGTTAACCAGCTATCTCAAGAAATTGCAGGCAAATGGAATGCGAGTTTTTCTTGCGACTGGACGTACTATGACAGAGGTCAAAGAAGTCCTACCGGAAGACTTTGAAGCTGACGGAGTTGTAACCGCAAATGGAATGGGCTGCTACATCGGTGAGAGCCAGATTGCACAAAACAGCCTAGCACCCAAGTTAGTGGAAAAAGTTGTTGCCATGGCTAAAAAACGACAGCTATATTACGAGATTCACCCTGATAACGGCTCGAGATTTTCTTACAAGGCTGATCAACATTATATGTATTCGGAAGTTAGTGGGGATCCTCCTATCACCTTACACGAGCATGAATGGCACTCCAGAAAAAACGCAGTTGCTCACAAGATTAAATGGGTCCAACAGTCACCGCTTAAAAATATTGTGAAGGTCTATTTCTTCAGTATGGATACGGCAAAAATATCCGAGTGGAAACAAACCCTAAACGAGCTAATGAAAAAAGATGAATTCTCTATTTCTTCTTCCTCTCTACACAATGTAGAAATCATGACTGAAAGTGTATCGAAGGCAACTGGACTCGAGCTTTTATTGACAAAGTTTAACCTAGCTCCATCCCAACTTTTAGCCATCGGCGACAGTGAAAACGATATTCCCATGTTCCAGCTTGCGGGTACTTCTGTTGCTATGAGAAATGCTGAGAACTATATAAAACACCAAGTTGATGAAATCACAGAACACTCCTATGAAGAGGATGGGCTTTATTTATATTTAGAAAAAAGGTTCAAAGAGGGTGAGTAA
- a CDS encoding iron ABC transporter permease, with translation MIHPSLIKKQRLLVVVFLALIVVTTVTSMSMGYSSLSIDRLLPTILGQGTFKEEFVLFSVRLPRIVITLLAGMALAVSGAILQGVTRNDLADPGIIGINSGAGVAVAVFFLYFPIDSGTFIYLLPVVAFIGALIVSILIFLFSYSKQVGFQPVKLILIGVGFSMAMSGTMVLLISSSEREKVDFISRWLAGSIWGTDWPFILALLPWLVVLIPFTLYKANQLNIFSLNEQTAVGVGMPMKKERFLLLFTAVALAASAVSVTGGIAFVGLMAPHIARALVGPRHQLFLPIAVLLGGWLLLLADTIGRNLADPEGVAAGIMTALIGAPYFVYLLLKRS, from the coding sequence ATGATTCATCCAAGTTTAATTAAAAAACAAAGATTACTAGTTGTGGTTTTTCTAGCATTGATTGTGGTGACGACGGTAACAAGCATGTCAATGGGATACTCTTCTTTATCGATCGACCGGTTGTTACCAACAATTTTGGGGCAGGGGACTTTTAAAGAAGAATTCGTCTTATTTTCGGTTCGATTGCCCCGAATTGTAATCACGCTGTTAGCTGGTATGGCCTTAGCGGTATCTGGTGCCATTTTACAAGGGGTCACACGGAATGATTTAGCTGATCCAGGGATTATCGGGATTAACTCGGGAGCTGGAGTCGCAGTGGCAGTCTTCTTTCTTTACTTCCCGATTGATTCTGGAACCTTTATTTATTTGTTACCAGTTGTTGCTTTTATTGGGGCACTGATTGTTTCAATCTTGATTTTCCTATTTTCCTACAGCAAGCAAGTAGGCTTCCAACCGGTTAAGCTGATCCTCATCGGTGTCGGCTTTTCCATGGCTATGTCAGGAACCATGGTGTTGTTGATTTCATCCTCCGAACGGGAAAAAGTCGACTTCATCTCCAGATGGTTGGCAGGCAGTATTTGGGGAACGGATTGGCCCTTTATTTTAGCGTTGTTACCCTGGCTCGTGGTGCTGATTCCTTTCACACTGTATAAAGCCAATCAGTTGAATATTTTTAGCTTGAATGAGCAAACTGCCGTTGGCGTTGGGATGCCAATGAAAAAGGAACGCTTTTTGCTGTTGTTTACCGCTGTTGCTTTGGCTGCTTCGGCCGTTTCCGTTACAGGAGGAATCGCATTTGTTGGACTTATGGCACCTCATATTGCGCGTGCATTAGTAGGACCAAGACACCAGTTGTTTTTACCGATTGCGGTTTTGCTCGGTGGTTGGTTGTTGCTGCTAGCAGACACGATTGGTCGGAATCTAGCTGACCCTGAGGGAGTTGCAGCAGGGATCATGACGGCATTGATTGGTGCGCCATATTTTGTTTATTTGTTGTTGAAGAGAAGTTGA
- a CDS encoding iron ABC transporter permease has product MTTNHLRVLYKFIGITLLFVATFFVSMIFGAADTSVKEVWLALTSEVKTDTITMIREIRLPREIAAIFVGAGLAVSGAIMQGLTRNPLADPSLLGLTAGASAALALTVALLPSANYFAIMIACFFGAAIGAILVVSIGAAKKGGFSPLRIVLAGAAVSAFLFAISEGIGIYFKISKEVSMWSAGGIIGTTWGQLKVIVPFIVVGILIAIFLSRQLTILSLNEELAVGLGQKITQVKYALFIVVVLLAGASVALVGNLAFIGLMIPHIVRAIVGTDYRFILPMSAITGATFMLIADTIGRNLNAPFETPVTAIVAMLGLPFFLMIVRKGGKAFS; this is encoded by the coding sequence ATGACCACTAATCATTTAAGAGTTTTATATAAATTCATAGGCATCACACTCTTGTTTGTTGCGACATTCTTTGTTTCTATGATTTTTGGAGCGGCTGATACAAGTGTGAAGGAAGTTTGGCTTGCCCTTACGTCAGAAGTAAAAACAGACACCATCACGATGATCAGAGAAATTCGTTTACCGCGAGAAATTGCAGCCATTTTTGTAGGGGCTGGCCTTGCCGTGTCCGGTGCGATTATGCAGGGGCTTACAAGAAACCCTCTCGCGGATCCGAGTTTACTAGGTTTAACAGCAGGGGCTAGTGCTGCCCTTGCATTAACCGTTGCGCTGCTTCCATCGGCTAACTACTTTGCCATTATGATTGCTTGCTTTTTCGGTGCCGCGATAGGTGCGATTTTAGTGGTGAGTATTGGTGCAGCCAAAAAAGGTGGTTTTTCTCCACTTCGTATTGTCCTAGCAGGGGCTGCGGTTTCAGCTTTTCTTTTTGCCATTTCAGAAGGGATCGGAATCTATTTTAAAATCTCAAAGGAAGTTTCCATGTGGAGTGCAGGTGGCATTATCGGAACGACGTGGGGACAGCTGAAGGTTATTGTTCCTTTTATCGTAGTGGGGATATTGATTGCTATTTTCCTTTCCAGACAGCTTACCATTCTCAGTTTGAATGAGGAGCTAGCCGTCGGTTTAGGACAGAAAATAACCCAGGTTAAGTACGCTTTATTTATTGTCGTTGTGTTACTTGCGGGTGCTTCTGTTGCTTTAGTTGGAAACCTAGCTTTCATTGGTCTTATGATTCCACATATTGTCCGTGCTATCGTAGGGACTGATTATCGATTTATTTTGCCGATGTCCGCCATTACGGGTGCAACGTTCATGCTCATTGCCGATACGATTGGGAGAAATCTCAATGCACCGTTTGAAACGCCGGTAACGGCCATTGTAGCGATGTTAGGTCTTCCTTTCTTCCTCATGATCGTACGTAAGGGAGGGAAGGCGTTCTCATGA